From Pseudoleptotrichia goodfellowii, a single genomic window includes:
- a CDS encoding response regulator transcription factor: protein MRILVVEDEKKINDVIVKILKQEKYGVDSCYDGQEALDYIFSVDYDAVILDIMLPKIDGFQVLKKIREKNIKTPVLFLTARDRVEDRVKGLDYGADDYLIKPFAFEELLARVRVLLRKSSDTSQTGNIFKVENLTVNCNDHTVFRDETSIKLSAKEFAILEYLIRNKGKVVSKEKIEEHVWDFDYEGGSNIVEVYIKFLRKKIDDNFSPKLIHTIRRVGYILKVEND from the coding sequence ATGAGAATATTGGTAGTAGAAGATGAAAAAAAGATAAACGATGTAATAGTAAAAATATTAAAACAGGAGAAATATGGAGTGGATAGCTGTTATGACGGACAGGAGGCTTTGGATTATATTTTTTCTGTAGACTACGATGCCGTTATTTTGGATATTATGTTGCCTAAAATAGATGGTTTTCAAGTGCTGAAAAAGATAAGAGAAAAAAATATAAAAACACCCGTGCTTTTTCTGACGGCGAGAGATCGGGTAGAAGACAGAGTAAAAGGATTGGATTACGGAGCAGACGACTATCTCATAAAACCTTTTGCTTTTGAAGAGCTTTTGGCACGGGTAAGAGTTCTACTCAGAAAAAGTTCGGATACTTCTCAAACGGGAAATATATTCAAAGTAGAAAATCTAACTGTAAACTGTAACGATCATACTGTATTTCGTGATGAAACTTCTATAAAACTTTCGGCTAAAGAATTTGCCATACTGGAATATCTCATAAGAAATAAGGGGAAAGTCGTTTCCAAAGAGAAAATAGAAGAGCATGTGTGGGATTTTGATTATGAAGGTGGAAGTAATATAGTCGAAGTGTATATAAAATTTTTAAGAAAAAAAATAGACGACAATTTTTCTCCGAAATTAATTCACACAATAAGAAGAGTCGGATATATACTAAAGGTGGAAAATGACTAA
- a CDS encoding HAMP domain-containing sensor histidine kinase encodes MTKAAKIRKNTIGNEKKSSGKLSIKMRIAFWYTGLIIGITALFIITMLNIGSLNVRNAVHNRLKKTVEKSFERIDFIDGEIVLDNNLDTSAGDIFISVYDKNGDFIYGDLYLDLETGSSFKENNKVKTVKQGNLKWYVYEIKRNFEGYGDLWIRGVTPISQPEKSAEMTIFIFLALFPFLIIISASGGYIITKKAFKPIEDITKTAEKINKGNDLSERINIGNGKDEIFTLANTFDEMFDRLQGSFDREVQFTSDVSHELRTPISVISTQSEYGLKYLDINEETKEIFQSILEETKKMSGLVSNLLMLARMDKGYQKLNVENTNLSETAEIAIETQRPNAEKRNITIKSNISGNVYADIDESMIMRVFINLLSNAVFYGKDGGNVSVDLFAKEDKVICKITDDGIGISEEHIDKIWDRFYRADFSRTGDNSGLGLSMVKGIIEVHKGKIQVQSELNKGTVFTFELPVVFSSGNGGSMYNEK; translated from the coding sequence ATGACTAAAGCAGCTAAAATAAGAAAAAATACAATCGGAAATGAAAAAAAATCTTCGGGAAAACTGTCTATTAAAATGAGGATAGCATTCTGGTACACGGGCCTTATAATAGGAATTACGGCATTGTTTATTATAACAATGCTGAACATCGGAAGCCTTAACGTCAGAAATGCAGTTCATAACAGACTGAAAAAAACAGTGGAAAAATCTTTTGAAAGAATAGATTTTATTGACGGAGAGATTGTTCTCGATAATAATCTTGATACTTCAGCAGGAGATATTTTCATATCCGTATATGATAAAAACGGAGATTTCATATACGGAGATTTGTATCTGGACTTGGAAACGGGAAGTTCTTTTAAAGAAAACAATAAAGTAAAAACGGTCAAACAGGGTAATTTGAAATGGTATGTTTACGAGATAAAAAGGAATTTTGAAGGTTACGGAGATTTGTGGATTCGCGGAGTTACTCCTATTTCGCAGCCTGAAAAAAGTGCAGAAATGACGATTTTTATATTTTTGGCATTATTTCCTTTTTTGATTATAATTTCCGCGTCGGGTGGATATATCATAACAAAAAAAGCATTTAAACCTATAGAAGATATAACAAAAACTGCCGAGAAAATAAACAAAGGAAATGACCTTTCCGAGAGAATAAATATCGGTAACGGAAAAGACGAAATTTTTACATTGGCAAATACTTTTGATGAGATGTTTGACAGACTTCAGGGTTCTTTCGACAGAGAAGTGCAGTTTACATCCGATGTATCTCATGAGCTTCGTACTCCTATTTCGGTAATAAGTACCCAAAGTGAGTACGGACTTAAATATCTGGATATTAATGAAGAAACAAAAGAGATTTTTCAGAGTATACTTGAGGAAACGAAGAAAATGTCGGGATTGGTGTCCAATCTGCTGATGCTTGCAAGGATGGATAAAGGTTATCAGAAGCTTAATGTTGAAAATACGAATTTGAGTGAAACGGCTGAAATAGCTATAGAAACTCAAAGACCGAATGCAGAAAAGAGAAATATAACCATAAAAAGTAATATTTCCGGGAATGTTTATGCGGATATAGATGAATCAATGATAATGAGAGTATTTATAAATCTTTTGTCCAATGCAGTTTTTTACGGGAAAGACGGAGGAAATGTTTCGGTTGATTTGTTTGCAAAAGAAGATAAAGTTATTTGTAAAATTACCGATGACGGAATAGGAATATCCGAGGAACATATAGACAAAATATGGGATCGGTTTTACAGAGCGGATTTTTCAAGGACAGGAGATAATTCGGGATTAGGATTGTCAATGGTAAAAGGGATTATAGAAGTTCATAAAGGGAAAATACAGGTTCAAAGTGAACTAAATAAAGGGACAGTTTTTACTTTTGAACTGCCTGTAGTTTTTTCAAGTGGAAATGGAGGAAGTATGTATAATGAAAAATAA
- a CDS encoding PepSY domain-containing protein → MKNKILRIVLTGMAIFTIGIFAEGSKKGVKFTNPNVKISTGKAKEIMLQHAGIHLGQKVRITKIMLQKENRKYFYVIEFFTEDKKYKYNIDAGKGNVLNFSQENRKRAENKSKGTFWDIIGI, encoded by the coding sequence ATGAAAAATAAGATTTTAAGAATTGTACTGACAGGAATGGCGATTTTTACTATCGGAATTTTTGCAGAGGGTAGTAAAAAGGGAGTCAAATTTACCAATCCGAATGTAAAAATTTCTACGGGAAAAGCTAAAGAAATTATGCTGCAACACGCAGGAATACATTTAGGACAGAAAGTAAGAATTACTAAAATAATGCTCCAAAAAGAAAACAGAAAATATTTTTATGTAATAGAATTTTTTACCGAGGATAAAAAATATAAATATAATATCGACGCAGGAAAAGGAAATGTTCTGAATTTCAGTCAGGAAAACAGAAAAAGAGCGGAAAATAAATCTAAAGGAACATTTTGGGATATTATAGGAATTTAG
- a CDS encoding tetratricopeptide repeat protein: MKKKKFGNLLTVVFLIFGIQILSQARTATIGQIEQYKLKLKKYNIKKESSDILVKALQTENPSEVEKLLLKAVEADKRNYIAYELLGAYYQNEKYGNDIKKALEYYEKALEVNPDEEKIYLQLGENYIRANDYDKAANIYGQMKSRFSENSVKAEEMAVASAEYARSSKMAEKTREEQALYSKKSDSFAGFVAPSAAFESGANSYTKESKKRYDFEEDKKKAKEEILASLSYFENKQYEKGFQSFYENYSRYADVLDDGLIEETIKIIKKYNEEIKNTNKKLYRKNLKKFKELEI, translated from the coding sequence ATGAAAAAGAAAAAATTCGGGAATTTGTTGACAGTAGTATTTTTGATATTCGGGATTCAAATATTGTCCCAAGCACGGACTGCTACAATCGGACAAATCGAGCAGTATAAACTGAAATTGAAAAAATATAATATAAAGAAAGAATCTTCAGATATATTGGTAAAAGCATTGCAAACGGAAAATCCGTCTGAAGTGGAAAAACTTCTTTTAAAAGCTGTAGAAGCTGATAAAAGAAATTATATCGCTTATGAGCTGCTTGGTGCTTATTATCAAAATGAAAAATACGGAAATGATATAAAAAAGGCTCTGGAATATTATGAAAAGGCATTGGAAGTAAATCCTGACGAAGAAAAAATATATTTGCAGTTAGGAGAGAATTATATAAGAGCGAATGATTACGATAAAGCTGCAAATATTTATGGTCAGATGAAAAGCAGATTTTCTGAAAATTCTGTGAAAGCCGAAGAAATGGCAGTTGCGTCTGCAGAGTATGCAAGAAGCAGTAAAATGGCCGAAAAAACTCGTGAAGAACAGGCACTTTATTCAAAAAAAAGTGACAGTTTTGCCGGGTTTGTTGCACCGTCCGCAGCTTTTGAATCGGGAGCAAACAGTTATACTAAAGAAAGTAAAAAAAGATATGATTTTGAAGAAGACAAGAAAAAAGCAAAAGAAGAAATACTGGCTTCATTGTCATACTTTGAAAATAAACAGTATGAAAAGGGCTTTCAGTCTTTTTATGAAAATTATTCCCGATACGCAGATGTTCTCGATGACGGACTTATTGAAGAAACTATTAAAATTATAAAAAAATATAACGAAGAAATAAAAAATACAAATAAAAAACTTTACAGAAAAAATTTGAAGAAATTTAAGGAACTGGAAATATAA
- a CDS encoding PTS lactose/cellobiose transporter subunit IIA encodes MAENFDVETVAMTLIGHAGESKSLAYQALNEAKKGNFEEAQKFMDQAGEEMLKAHSMQTDLIMKEANGEKIDIGLIMVHSQDHLMGAILFKDLAKEFIDLYKTIYNKK; translated from the coding sequence ATGGCTGAAAATTTTGATGTTGAAACAGTTGCGATGACTTTAATAGGACACGCAGGAGAAAGTAAAAGTTTAGCTTATCAGGCATTAAACGAAGCTAAAAAAGGAAATTTTGAAGAGGCACAAAAGTTTATGGATCAGGCAGGAGAAGAAATGCTGAAAGCTCACAGCATGCAGACTGATTTGATTATGAAAGAAGCAAACGGGGAAAAAATAGATATAGGATTGATAATGGTACATTCTCAGGATCATTTAATGGGAGCGATATTGTTCAAAGATTTGGCGAAAGAGTTTATTGATTTGTATAAAACGATATATAATAAAAAATAG
- a CDS encoding 6-phospho-beta-glucosidase, with protein sequence MAKKGVKIVTIGGGSSYTPELIEGFIKRIKELPVKEIWLVDIEEGKEKLEIVGKLAQRMVKAAGIDCKVHLTLDRRKALKNADFVTTQFRVGLLDARIKDERIPFENGLLGQETNGAGGIFKAFRTIPVILDIVKDMKELAPDAWLINFTNPAGMVTEAVLKYGNFDKVVGLCNVPVNLMMDCAKIYEKSKDDFIFQFAGLNHFVWYNVYDKKGNDLTYDLWERLQDKEDIGVKNIVNFNFDYDQIKNLGMLPCPYHRYYYLQDTMLQQSLKDYKEKGTRGQIVKKVEEELFELYKNAELHEKPKQLEQRGGAYYSDAACEIINGIYNNKGTIMVVNTKNKGAIADLPYDAAVEISSYITGAGPKPLDFGRFPNAGQRGWIQVMKAMEELTIEAAVTGDYATALQAFTTNPLIPGTEIARKVLNELLDAHEKYLPQFREYYKNPEKYKIKESKEKAVKKSTKKTVKK encoded by the coding sequence ATGGCTAAAAAAGGTGTGAAAATAGTTACAATAGGGGGAGGATCAAGCTATACTCCCGAACTTATAGAAGGTTTTATTAAAAGAATAAAAGAACTTCCTGTAAAGGAAATATGGCTTGTAGATATTGAAGAAGGAAAAGAAAAACTGGAAATAGTGGGAAAACTGGCTCAAAGGATGGTAAAAGCGGCAGGAATAGACTGTAAAGTGCATTTGACACTGGATAGAAGAAAAGCATTGAAAAATGCCGATTTTGTAACTACGCAGTTTCGTGTGGGACTTCTCGACGCGAGAATAAAAGATGAAAGAATTCCTTTTGAAAACGGACTGCTCGGACAGGAGACAAACGGAGCGGGAGGAATATTTAAAGCATTCAGAACAATACCGGTAATACTTGATATCGTAAAAGATATGAAAGAACTTGCTCCCGATGCATGGCTTATAAACTTTACAAATCCAGCCGGGATGGTAACCGAAGCAGTTTTAAAATACGGTAATTTCGATAAAGTTGTAGGTCTTTGTAACGTTCCGGTAAATCTTATGATGGACTGTGCGAAAATATATGAAAAAAGTAAAGACGATTTTATTTTTCAGTTCGCGGGATTGAATCATTTTGTCTGGTATAATGTTTACGATAAAAAAGGAAATGATTTGACGTACGATTTATGGGAAAGATTACAGGATAAAGAAGATATTGGTGTAAAAAATATAGTAAACTTCAATTTTGATTACGATCAGATAAAAAATCTGGGCATGTTGCCTTGTCCTTATCACAGATACTATTATTTACAAGATACAATGTTGCAGCAGTCTTTGAAAGACTATAAAGAAAAAGGAACAAGAGGACAAATCGTAAAAAAAGTAGAAGAAGAACTGTTTGAATTGTATAAAAATGCTGAATTACATGAAAAACCGAAACAGCTTGAACAAAGAGGAGGAGCATACTATTCCGATGCGGCGTGCGAGATTATAAACGGTATTTATAACAATAAAGGCACAATAATGGTCGTAAATACTAAAAATAAGGGAGCGATAGCCGATTTGCCTTATGATGCGGCAGTGGAAATATCTTCATATATAACAGGAGCAGGTCCTAAGCCTCTTGACTTCGGAAGATTTCCCAATGCAGGGCAGAGAGGCTGGATACAGGTTATGAAAGCTATGGAAGAACTTACTATAGAAGCTGCGGTTACGGGAGATTATGCGACTGCATTACAGGCATTTACTACAAATCCTCTTATACCGGGAACGGAAATAGCGAGAAAAGTTTTAAATGAACTGCTTGACGCTCATGAAAAATATTTGCCGCAATTTAGGGAGTATTATAAAAATCCTGAAAAATATAAAATAAAAGAATCAAAAGAAAAAGCAGTTAAAAAATCTACTAAAAAAACAGTAAAAAAGTAA
- a CDS encoding pyridoxamine 5'-phosphate oxidase family protein, which yields MKEFDEKCNFLFEQLGKGKKMVLSTSSDDRVTSRMMCIGIIDNQFYFQTDRNFRKYEQLKVNPNVALCFENIQIEGICKETGKPLENEKFCNLYKEVFRNSYENYSSLENERLFIINPVYIQKWIYENGEPYLEKFDFVKNTYKKEKYIQK from the coding sequence ATGAAAGAATTTGATGAAAAATGTAATTTTCTTTTTGAACAACTTGGTAAAGGTAAGAAAATGGTACTTTCGACTTCTTCAGATGATAGAGTTACTTCAAGGATGATGTGTATAGGAATTATAGATAATCAATTTTATTTTCAAACAGACAGAAATTTTAGAAAATATGAACAGTTAAAAGTTAATCCTAACGTAGCATTATGCTTTGAAAATATCCAAATTGAGGGTATTTGTAAAGAAACGGGAAAGCCCCTTGAAAATGAAAAATTCTGCAATTTATATAAAGAAGTTTTTAGAAATTCTTATGAAAATTATTCTTCTTTAGAAAATGAAAGATTGTTTATTATAAACCCTGTATATATTCAAAAGTGGATTTATGAAAATGGAGAACCTTATTTGGAAAAATTTGATTTTGTCAAAAATACTTATAAAAAAGAAAAATATATCCAAAAATAA
- a CDS encoding 6-phospho-beta-glucosidase, whose translation MGFRKDFLWGGATAANQLEGAYNEDGRGLANVDLTPVGEARLSVITGKRKMLEFEEGYFYPAKGAIDFYHRYKEDIALFAEMGFKTYRMSIAWTRIFPKGDEETPNEKGLEFYENVFKECRKYGIEPLVTITHFDFPIHLIKEYGGWRNRKIVDFYKKLCEVIFKRYKGLVKYWLTFNEINILLHAPFMGAGIVFEEGENEKQALYAAAHHELVASAWATKIAHEIDPENKVGCMLASGKYYPLTAKPEDVWEALEKDRENYFFIDVQVRGYYPNYALKFFERNNLKIDITEEDRKILKENTVDFVSFSYYTTRCISKEAADLGEGNLLESMRNPYIEVTDWGWGLDPLGFRTTINEIYDRYQKPLFVVENGLGAVDVPDENGYVEDDYRIDYLRAHIKAMKDAVELDGVDMLGYTTWGPIDLVSAGTGEMKKRYGFIYVDRDNDGNGTLKRSKKKSFDWYKKVIASNGEDLE comes from the coding sequence ATGGGATTCAGAAAAGATTTTTTGTGGGGCGGAGCTACTGCCGCAAATCAACTTGAAGGAGCTTATAATGAAGACGGGAGAGGACTTGCCAACGTAGATTTGACACCTGTAGGAGAAGCAAGGCTTTCGGTAATTACAGGAAAAAGAAAAATGCTTGAATTTGAAGAAGGTTATTTCTATCCTGCCAAAGGAGCTATCGATTTTTATCACAGATATAAAGAGGATATAGCTTTATTTGCCGAAATGGGATTTAAAACTTACAGAATGTCTATCGCATGGACGAGAATTTTTCCTAAAGGAGATGAAGAAACTCCTAATGAAAAAGGGTTGGAATTTTATGAAAATGTATTCAAAGAATGCAGAAAATACGGAATAGAGCCTTTAGTTACAATAACTCACTTTGATTTTCCGATTCATTTAATAAAAGAGTATGGCGGCTGGAGAAACAGAAAAATAGTAGATTTTTACAAAAAGTTATGTGAAGTAATATTTAAAAGATACAAAGGTCTTGTAAAATACTGGCTTACATTTAACGAGATAAATATACTTTTACATGCTCCGTTTATGGGTGCGGGAATTGTATTTGAAGAAGGAGAAAATGAAAAACAGGCTTTGTATGCGGCTGCTCATCATGAACTTGTGGCAAGTGCGTGGGCTACGAAAATTGCTCATGAAATCGATCCTGAAAATAAAGTGGGATGTATGCTTGCTTCGGGGAAATATTACCCGTTGACTGCCAAACCCGAAGATGTGTGGGAAGCACTTGAGAAAGACAGGGAAAATTATTTCTTTATAGATGTTCAGGTAAGAGGATATTATCCTAATTATGCTTTGAAATTTTTTGAAAGAAATAATCTGAAAATAGATATAACAGAAGAAGACAGAAAAATACTGAAAGAAAATACTGTAGACTTTGTAAGTTTTTCATACTACACAACACGTTGCATATCAAAAGAGGCAGCCGATCTTGGTGAAGGAAATCTTCTGGAAAGCATGAGAAATCCTTATATAGAAGTAACAGACTGGGGTTGGGGGCTTGATCCTTTAGGATTCAGAACTACGATAAATGAAATTTATGACAGATATCAAAAACCGTTATTTGTGGTAGAAAACGGATTGGGAGCGGTAGATGTTCCTGATGAAAACGGTTATGTAGAAGACGATTACAGAATAGACTATTTGAGAGCCCATATAAAAGCGATGAAAGATGCTGTGGAACTTGACGGAGTAGATATGCTCGGATATACGACATGGGGGCCTATTGATCTTGTAAGTGCAGGAACAGGAGAAATGAAAAAACGTTACGGATTTATATATGTAGACAGAGATAATGACGGAAACGGTACATTGAAAAGAAGTAAAAAGAAAAGTTTCGACTGGTATAAAAAAGTAATCGCAAGTAACGGAGAAGATTTGGAATAA
- a CDS encoding TraX family protein yields MDNILNENNGILGKIRVFSGAQLKYTAFLSMLADHVNKALIYPILTGEGVLQQISNVFDVFGRVAFPLFSFFLVEGFFKTKSRKKYLLYLLTFGVLSEIPFDMFQSGVFFNPDSNNVLFSLALSLVTIWIIDILKRKTGKISKIMWYPVSFIILIIMSVIAVFLSVDYEYHAILIGYFFYIFYEKPLLSAVFGYVSIFKEVWSILGFGLTLTYNGKRGKQYKILNYCFYPAHLLVLGLLRMYFNL; encoded by the coding sequence ATGGATAATATACTTAATGAAAATAACGGCATATTGGGGAAAATACGTGTGTTTTCAGGTGCACAGTTAAAATACACAGCTTTTTTATCTATGCTAGCAGACCATGTAAATAAGGCTTTAATATACCCGATTTTAACAGGAGAAGGAGTGCTGCAGCAAATAAGTAATGTATTTGATGTTTTCGGAAGAGTGGCATTTCCGCTTTTTTCGTTCTTTTTGGTTGAAGGCTTTTTCAAGACAAAAAGTCGCAAAAAATATCTTTTGTATTTGCTGACTTTCGGTGTGCTTTCCGAAATTCCTTTTGATATGTTTCAATCGGGTGTTTTTTTCAATCCCGACTCGAACAATGTCCTTTTTTCGTTGGCATTATCTCTTGTAACAATTTGGATTATAGACATATTGAAAAGAAAAACCGGGAAAATATCCAAAATAATGTGGTATCCGGTTTCGTTCATAATCCTTATAATAATGTCCGTTATTGCTGTATTTTTATCGGTAGACTATGAATATCATGCTATTTTAATCGGATATTTTTTCTATATTTTTTATGAAAAGCCTTTATTATCGGCTGTATTCGGATATGTTTCGATTTTTAAAGAAGTGTGGTCGATACTCGGTTTCGGGCTTACTCTTACATATAACGGAAAGCGTGGAAAACAGTACAAGATTTTAAATTACTGCTTTTATCCTGCACATCTTCTTGTATTGGGATTGCTGAGAATGTACTTTAATTTATAA
- a CDS encoding histidinol-phosphatase HisJ family protein produces MLADYHIHCRYSDDSEEELQKIIESAVSKNFDEICFTDHVDYGIKIDHDVYNKMNDSEKEKYKNLLNVDYPKYFREIGELREKYKDKIIIRQGLEFGMQTHTIVDFQKIFDKYDLDFVILSCHQVNDEEFWNKVFQQGKTLDEYNYKYYEEIYKVIQKYSDYSILGHLDHIQRYNETIYPFEKSREIITEILKKVIEDGKGIEVNTSSFRYGLKDLTPERNILKLYYELGGKIITIGSDAHKAENVGDHIPYIQSELKKIGFTHICTFDKMKPIFHEL; encoded by the coding sequence ATGCTCGCAGATTATCATATACATTGCAGATACAGCGATGATTCCGAGGAAGAACTTCAAAAAATAATAGAAAGTGCTGTCAGTAAAAATTTTGACGAAATTTGTTTTACGGATCATGTAGATTACGGAATAAAAATCGACCATGATGTTTATAATAAAATGAATGACAGCGAAAAAGAAAAATATAAAAATCTGCTCAATGTAGATTATCCGAAATATTTTAGGGAGATAGGCGAACTTAGAGAAAAATATAAAGATAAAATTATAATAAGACAGGGTTTGGAATTTGGAATGCAGACTCATACAATAGTTGATTTTCAAAAAATATTCGACAAATATGACCTTGATTTTGTAATTCTTTCGTGTCATCAGGTAAATGACGAAGAATTTTGGAATAAAGTTTTTCAGCAAGGGAAAACTCTTGATGAGTATAATTACAAATATTATGAGGAAATTTATAAAGTGATTCAGAAATATAGTGATTACAGTATTTTAGGACATCTTGATCATATACAGAGGTATAATGAAACGATTTATCCTTTTGAAAAATCACGGGAAATTATTACCGAAATTTTGAAAAAAGTCATAGAAGACGGAAAAGGTATAGAAGTAAATACATCGAGTTTTAGATACGGTCTGAAAGATTTGACTCCCGAAAGAAATATTTTAAAGCTTTATTATGAACTGGGCGGGAAAATAATTACAATAGGTTCCGATGCCCATAAAGCTGAAAATGTGGGGGATCATATTCCTTATATTCAAAGTGAACTGAAAAAAATAGGATTTACTCATATTTGCACTTTTGACAAAATGAAACCGATATTTCATGAATTATAA
- a CDS encoding flavin reductase family protein, giving the protein MFKKIEKNGFYYGFPVILMTTKDKQTGKNNVSPLSSSWVLGKTMVIGIGLGSKGFQNIEEGSDLTFNIPDEKLFENIKRIEKFTGMPEVPEAKQKLGYSYCEDKFEVAEFTEIEGETVKAVRIKECPIHIEAKAADIVKKDWFAIVTCEIQAIFMSEEILKNDSQIDTEKWKPLIYKFREYVGTGERLGLNFNFQEAL; this is encoded by the coding sequence ATGTTTAAAAAAATAGAAAAAAACGGATTTTATTACGGATTTCCTGTAATACTTATGACAACAAAAGACAAACAGACAGGAAAGAATAATGTATCTCCGTTATCATCATCATGGGTATTGGGGAAAACAATGGTTATAGGAATAGGTCTTGGGAGCAAAGGGTTTCAGAACATAGAAGAAGGCTCGGACTTGACTTTCAATATTCCTGACGAAAAATTATTTGAAAATATAAAAAGAATTGAAAAGTTTACAGGTATGCCTGAAGTACCTGAAGCAAAACAGAAATTGGGATATTCTTATTGCGAGGATAAATTTGAAGTTGCCGAATTTACTGAAATAGAGGGGGAAACTGTAAAAGCCGTAAGAATAAAAGAGTGTCCCATTCATATAGAAGCCAAAGCTGCCGATATTGTGAAAAAAGACTGGTTTGCCATTGTAACGTGTGAAATACAGGCTATTTTTATGTCGGAAGAAATATTAAAAAATGATTCACAGATAGACACGGAAAAATGGAAACCTTTGATTTATAAATTTAGGGAATATGTAGGAACAGGAGAAAGACTGGGATTGAATTTCAATTTTCAGGAAGCTTTGTAA
- a CDS encoding VOC family protein, translated as MKINHIALYTNDLERIREFYEKYFGAKANTKYHNKNTGLQTYFLGFEGSDTRLEIMTRPEISQREERTVNEGFIHLAFSTGSDSEVDRLTEMLVKDGYKCLSGPRTTGDGYYESVIEDPDGNLIEITV; from the coding sequence ATGAAAATAAATCATATTGCATTGTATACAAACGACTTGGAAAGAATAAGAGAATTTTACGAAAAATATTTCGGAGCAAAGGCTAATACAAAATATCATAATAAAAACACAGGATTACAGACGTATTTCTTAGGTTTTGAAGGAAGTGATACAAGGCTCGAAATAATGACAAGACCGGAAATCAGTCAAAGAGAAGAAAGAACAGTAAATGAGGGATTTATTCATCTGGCATTCAGTACAGGCTCTGACAGTGAAGTTGACAGGCTTACAGAAATGCTGGTTAAAGACGGATATAAATGTCTGAGCGGACCGAGAACGACGGGAGACGGCTATTATGAAAGTGTGATTGAAGATCCTGACGGAAATTTGATAGAAATAACAGTTTAA
- a CDS encoding sugar O-acetyltransferase, whose protein sequence is MTEKEKMLAGMIYDANYNEELAEERRKAKDLCYEYNQIYPSQEEKQREVMRKILGKTEKNFMIVAPFWCDYGYNIEIGENFYANHNMIILDGGKVTFGDNVFIAPNCGFYTAGHPLDTESRNAGLEYAHPIKVGNNVWIGAGVSVLPGVTIGNNTVIGAGSVVTKDIPDNVVAVGNPCRVIKKL, encoded by the coding sequence ATGACAGAAAAAGAAAAAATGTTGGCGGGAATGATTTACGATGCCAATTATAATGAAGAACTTGCAGAAGAAAGAAGAAAAGCTAAAGATTTGTGCTATGAATACAATCAGATTTATCCTTCTCAGGAGGAAAAGCAAAGAGAGGTTATGAGAAAAATTTTAGGAAAAACAGAAAAAAATTTTATGATTGTCGCTCCTTTTTGGTGTGATTATGGATACAATATTGAGATAGGAGAAAATTTTTATGCCAATCATAATATGATTATACTGGACGGAGGCAAAGTAACTTTCGGAGATAATGTATTTATTGCACCGAATTGCGGATTTTACACTGCAGGACATCCCCTTGATACAGAGAGCAGAAACGCAGGACTTGAATATGCCCATCCTATTAAAGTGGGAAATAATGTCTGGATAGGAGCGGGAGTGAGTGTGCTGCCGGGTGTTACAATCGGCAATAATACGGTAATAGGTGCAGGAAGTGTTGTAACAAAAGACATTCCTGATAATGTAGTTGCCGTAGGAAATCCCTGCAGAGTAATAAAAAAATTATAA
- a CDS encoding PepSY domain-containing protein, producing the protein MKSKTLKLAVLGIGMLGILGIAYGVSRNNVSNKTEYVVNNGANTQNTQVIMKERVEAIALKEVPGANESNITEMELDREHGRMIYEIEIQYNNTEHEFDIDATTGEILKKEVKTYYKNY; encoded by the coding sequence ATGAAAAGCAAAACTTTAAAACTTGCAGTATTGGGAATAGGAATGTTAGGAATTTTGGGAATCGCATACGGTGTGAGCAGAAATAACGTTTCAAATAAAACAGAGTATGTAGTGAACAACGGAGCAAATACACAAAATACACAGGTAATAATGAAAGAAAGAGTAGAAGCCATAGCATTAAAAGAAGTTCCGGGAGCAAATGAAAGCAATATCACAGAAATGGAACTGGACAGGGAACACGGAAGAATGATATACGAAATAGAAATACAGTATAACAATACAGAACACGAATTTGATATAGATGCAACAACAGGAGAAATTTTGAAAAAAGAAGTAAAAACTTATTATAAAAATTATTAA